In Melioribacteraceae bacterium, the DNA window TTCATTTGTTCCCCGAAGGAGTTCGGATCTTTCGAGCCATGCACCGGAAGTAAATCCCTTTGCTTTTTGAATTACCTCTTTAATAGTTGTGTTGTCTCTGGTAATGTGGATATAACCGGGACTGTTCACTTCGCCGATCACAAGTACTTTATAATCTTTTCTGCTGTTCTCGTCAAAAAGAATTCTTATACGGTCGCCGCGATTTAAAGGGAAGTCATCCTGAATATTTACTGTTATTAATTCCTCTCTATTCCCTTTTTCATGGAGTCTTGATATTTCTGCTGATGTAACGCCGTTATATGCCTGGTTGATCCCGCCGGCAAAAAGGATTGCGTCGGATAGTTTGTCACCCTCTACAAACTGGAACTTCAACGGTTTATTAACTGCTCCTGTGATATCAACAAAGTTTGTTTTTTCATCGTAGCCCGGGAAGATTATTACATCATCATTCATTAAATAAGGATTTTGAGAAAAATCCCCTGACAGTCTATACTTAAAGAGGTCAATCATTATTTTCTGGCCGTTCATTCTCTTTAGGATAATATCTCTCAGAGGATATTTAGCGAACTCATCGTTCATTTTTTTAAGTACTTCGAACTGGGAAATATTTCCGAGAGATCTTTCCATCGACTCATTAAACAATTGTGTGATGAAATGATCGAGTCTCTGAGAAGCGAAAGCAGTGAACGAACCGGTAACAACAAAATTACCGCCGATTGTAACTGTAATCGGCTGAAGAAGTTTTGTATCGCTCCCTTTCTGCAGAATCTGGTCGTTGGTCTGTGAAAAAAGAGAATTAAAACTGAATAAAAATATTAACAGAAGAATTCTAATTGTCATTTTCATGTTTTTATCCGGTTATTTCATAATGCTTTTTAAAATATAATACCTGTTAAGAAGAAACGGATATAATAATAAAGACAGCAGACCATCTTTTTACCGTTTGTTCTGAATGACAAAAAATTAAAATATTCGGGCACTAATATAACTCTAAAATCTGAAGGATAGTAAAGATTTGTCTCTAGCGGTCTCCGTAAAGAGTTTTGTAATAATTCTGATAGTCGCCGGAAATAATTCTGTTCCACCAAACTTTATTTCCAAGATACCATTCGACCGTACGATCCATAGCTTTTTCAAAATCGAATTCGGGTTTCCAGCCGAGTTCACTCTGAATTTTTGAAGAATCGATCGCGTACCTTCTATCGTGGCCAGGCCTGTCCTTAACATACTGAATCAGACTTTCCGGCTTGTCTAATTTAGCTAAAATTAATTTAACAATATCAATATTTTTCATTTCGCGGCTAGCACCGATGTTATAGACCTGCCCCGGGCGGCCGTTTATCATAACCGTTTCAACTGCCCGGTTATGATCAATAACATAGACCCAATCCCTGACATTAAGTCCGTCGCCGTAAACCGGAAGATTTTTACCGCTCAATGAATTAATAATCATCAGAGGAATCAGTTTTTCCGGAAACTGAAAGGGGCCGTAATTATTAGAACATCGCGTAATCACAACCGGTAATCCGTATGTATGGAAAAATGAGAGCGCCATCATATCGGCAGCAGCCTTACTGGATGAATAGGGACTATTAGGCGAAAGCGGAGTCTCCTCTGTGAACAATCCTGTCGGGCCGAGGCTTCCGTAGACTTCATCGGTTGAGATCTGAACAAACTTTTCAATTTTATGACGGCGGGCAGCTTCAAGCAGAACATTAGTGCCTATCACGTTTGAGCGGTAGAAAACTTCCGAGCCGAGAATACTCCGGTCTACATGCGATTCCGCGGCAAAATTAACCACGTAATTAAATTCGAACTTCCTGAAAAGAAATTCAACAAGCTCGTTGTTTGTTATATCCCCTTTTACAAAGCTGTAATTTTCTTTCTTCTCGCTGGAACGGAGGTTTTCCAGATTGCCTGCATAGGTAAGTTTATCGAGGTTAACAATTCTGTATTCCTGATTTTTATCGAGAAAGTAATTGATAAAATTACTCCCGATAAATCCAGCGCCACCTGTAACTAAAATTGTTTTCATATTATTTAAAATGCAAAGAATCCGAAATAGATTCCGGTTTGAATAAAAAATTTGTTTGCGGTCAGTTCAGGAAAAACACCCGAGATATTCCTGCCGTTATTAACTTCCCAATCGCTGTTGAAGTTGAAAATGTATCCGCCGCCGAACCGGAGAGCTACAAACCGGTTTATTGGAACGTCCAGATTCAAAGTTGGTACAATTGTAAAAAACGTATTAGTTATTTCGTAACTGACATCATCATGAAATGTAATTCCGCTGCTGGTTACCTTACCGAAGATTCCGGACCATGAATAGTCATTCTTGTTCTGATAGACTTCTATACTCTGCGAACCGGCACCGATAATTGCGCCAACAGATAAGGCAATGGATTTTATAAACGGGAGAGTATATTCGACGGTAACACCACCGAGACCGAAGTTATAATCGACCTCCCTGTTATATCCGTTAACTATACCTTTGCTGCTGGTAGAACCGCCTAAGCCGATTCCGCCGATACGCAGGTTATCGATCAGCATTATATAAGCATAACCGCCGCCGCCCCAAAGAAAGAGATTGGAGCCGGAAAGCTCGCTTAAACCCATCTTTTTAACTTCGACGTTTAAGGGATCAATATCAGGAAATACAAATGAAGGATTAAATCCGCCGGCAAGTCCGAATCGGGCAACCCAGCCAACATCCTCTCCCTCCTGTGCAAATAACGGATTTAATGAAAGAAACAGGGAAATTATTGCAAATAGTTTTTTCATAAGGATAGACTTTATTTTTAAGTGGGATAAAATTAGTAATTACAGAATGAAAATAAAACAGAAATTGAAGGTAAATCGTGATTATCAGGAAATGAGGTAATAAACAAAAAGGCTGCGTTGATTTTCTTTAATCCGCTCGTCACCACAACAAGGGAAAATCAACAACAGCCTTTTGAGTAAGACTATTCAACATCAGATCTGAAATAATGAAAGATCTTAAATGCCTTGTATGACATAAGAACAATTACAAGGAACATTGTACCGAGTAAAATGAACCCTGTCATATCTTCACCTTTATATTAAAGGATCATTTTAATCCA includes these proteins:
- a CDS encoding SLBB domain-containing protein — translated: MKMTIRILLLIFLFSFNSLFSQTNDQILQKGSDTKLLQPITVTIGGNFVVTGSFTAFASQRLDHFITQLFNESMERSLGNISQFEVLKKMNDEFAKYPLRDIILKRMNGQKIMIDLFKYRLSGDFSQNPYLMNDDVIIFPGYDEKTNFVDITGAVNKPLKFQFVEGDKLSDAILFAGGINQAYNGVTSAEISRLHEKGNREELITVNIQDDFPLNRGDRIRILFDENSRKDYKVLVIGEVNSPGYIHITRDNTTIKEVIQKAKGFTSGAWLERSELLRGTNESQILKMNSLRESYEKDKNFNMLFTEKLVNEVNLEQLKLFRMADTFPEDSMVVIIDNALRVLQSKSIIDFTKINSDTASDGSYRVGDGDIIVVPRKEELVYVFGQVNNPGFIRYENGKKYNHYLMKAGGMGERAEDEVKIIKGDSYAWITADEHSIVDAGDFIYVPKNVPVSFDYYLRAIGSISSVVTAIATVILILLQSNK
- the rfbB gene encoding dTDP-glucose 4,6-dehydratase, producing MKTILVTGGAGFIGSNFINYFLDKNQEYRIVNLDKLTYAGNLENLRSSEKKENYSFVKGDITNNELVEFLFRKFEFNYVVNFAAESHVDRSILGSEVFYRSNVIGTNVLLEAARRHKIEKFVQISTDEVYGSLGPTGLFTEETPLSPNSPYSSSKAAADMMALSFFHTYGLPVVITRCSNNYGPFQFPEKLIPLMIINSLSGKNLPVYGDGLNVRDWVYVIDHNRAVETVMINGRPGQVYNIGASREMKNIDIVKLILAKLDKPESLIQYVKDRPGHDRRYAIDSSKIQSELGWKPEFDFEKAMDRTVEWYLGNKVWWNRIISGDYQNYYKTLYGDR